A genomic stretch from Streptomyces venezuelae ATCC 10712 includes:
- a CDS encoding ArsR/SmtB family transcription factor — protein MPYHLRFGEADPLRIRFAISPLWETHSAVRVLARPAKQGYHLPWVRRIAAAARGLDLAPLQLLMPARGHNPDFLYPPPIGPAATFEDEIAAVRETDPAVALDEFERALAETPGAAGTVEGRRLLADPAGAVTRLADLLEAAWEALVAPDWPRLRALLEADVAYHSRRLAEGGLERLLGELHPAFDWAAESATLRVEYSGEHDRPLDGQGLVLLPSVFIWPDVVSGFDPPWQPTVAYPARGIGGLWAEPRDRTPEALGRLLGPVRADVLCALAEPMGTTALAHLLGRSASTVSAHLSVLRDAGLLTSRRYGHQVLYERTPLGMAVSQPGTD, from the coding sequence GTGCCGTACCACCTGCGCTTCGGCGAGGCCGACCCGTTGAGGATCCGGTTCGCGATCTCGCCGCTCTGGGAGACGCACTCCGCCGTGCGGGTCCTCGCGCGGCCCGCGAAGCAGGGCTACCACCTGCCGTGGGTGCGGCGGATCGCGGCCGCCGCGCGCGGGCTCGACCTCGCGCCGCTGCAACTGCTGATGCCGGCGCGGGGGCACAACCCGGACTTCCTCTATCCGCCGCCGATCGGCCCCGCCGCGACCTTCGAGGACGAGATCGCCGCGGTACGGGAGACCGATCCGGCCGTCGCCCTCGACGAGTTCGAGCGGGCGCTCGCCGAGACGCCCGGGGCGGCCGGCACCGTGGAGGGGCGGCGGCTGCTCGCCGATCCCGCCGGGGCCGTGACGCGGCTCGCGGATCTGCTGGAGGCGGCCTGGGAGGCGCTGGTCGCGCCAGACTGGCCGCGGCTGCGGGCGCTCCTGGAGGCGGACGTGGCGTACCACTCGCGGCGGCTCGCGGAGGGGGGCCTGGAGAGGCTGCTCGGTGAGCTGCACCCGGCGTTCGACTGGGCGGCGGAGTCGGCGACGCTCCGGGTGGAGTACTCGGGGGAGCACGACCGTCCGCTGGACGGGCAGGGGCTCGTCCTGCTGCCTTCGGTGTTCATCTGGCCGGACGTGGTGAGCGGTTTCGATCCGCCGTGGCAGCCGACGGTGGCGTATCCGGCGCGCGGGATCGGCGGGCTGTGGGCGGAGCCCCGGGACCGTACGCCGGAGGCTCTCGGGCGGCTGCTCGGCCCGGTGCGGGCGGATGTCCTGTGCGCGCTGGCCGAGCCGATGGGGACGACGGCGCTGGCCCATCTCCTGGGCCGGTCCGCGTCCACCGTCTCCGCGCACCTGTCGGTGCTGCGGGACGCGGGGCTGCTGACCTCCCGGCGGTACGGCCACCAGGTGCTCTACGAGCGGACGCCGCTGGGGATGGCGGTGTCGCAGCCCGGAACCGACTGA
- a CDS encoding MFS transporter: MPENHTRTPPPAPAPTPAPARDGALPDTALPDTAETAPGAGAGAAREAAPPAPAPEAPAPPGGYRAVFAVREFRFVFAAHLFSLLGVVVSELALTVLVYDMTRSPLLSSLTFALGFLPYLLGGTLLAGLTDRLPPRRILVVCDLVCAGCVAVMAAPATPVALLLVLRCAIAVVSPVFNGTRMATLADILGEGDLFVLGRSLLRIVSQSALLTGYAAAGVLLTVVPPRGALVVTAATFLASALLLRLGTARRPARAGGAAGGLPGTFAVLRNRRVRALMLMFWVPPLFAVVPEALAAPYADRTGASTAALGLLMCALPVGTIAGELFAGSFLSAATRSRIVLPLAVTGVLPYLLYAPEPGVPLAAAALLLAGATGAYTLGLDAWFVAAVPEEQRGRAMTLMTAGMMTVQGVGMAGAGIAAEFAPVHVVVAGTGVLGTLCLLAAAVELRATERRDGADRHMTSR; the protein is encoded by the coding sequence ATGCCCGAGAACCACACCCGGACGCCACCCCCGGCGCCCGCCCCCACCCCTGCCCCCGCCCGGGACGGCGCCCTGCCCGACACCGCACTGCCCGACACCGCAGAGACCGCGCCGGGGGCCGGGGCCGGCGCCGCGCGGGAGGCCGCGCCTCCCGCCCCCGCCCCCGAGGCACCCGCACCGCCCGGCGGATACCGGGCCGTGTTCGCCGTACGGGAGTTCCGGTTCGTGTTCGCGGCGCACCTGTTCTCACTGCTCGGAGTCGTCGTCAGCGAACTCGCCCTCACCGTGCTCGTCTACGACATGACCCGGTCCCCACTGCTCTCCTCCCTCACCTTCGCGCTCGGGTTCCTCCCCTACCTCCTCGGCGGCACCCTGCTCGCCGGCCTCACCGACCGGCTCCCGCCCCGGCGCATCCTCGTCGTCTGCGACCTCGTCTGCGCCGGCTGCGTCGCGGTCATGGCCGCGCCCGCCACCCCCGTCGCCCTCCTGCTCGTCCTGCGCTGCGCCATCGCCGTCGTCTCACCGGTCTTCAACGGCACCCGCATGGCGACCCTCGCCGACATCCTCGGCGAGGGCGACCTCTTCGTCCTCGGACGCTCACTGCTGCGGATCGTCTCGCAGAGCGCCCTGCTCACCGGCTACGCCGCCGCCGGCGTCCTCCTCACCGTCGTCCCGCCCCGGGGCGCCCTCGTCGTCACCGCCGCCACCTTCCTCGCCTCCGCGCTGCTCCTCCGGCTCGGCACGGCCCGCCGCCCCGCCCGCGCGGGCGGCGCGGCGGGCGGGCTGCCGGGAACCTTCGCCGTGCTGCGGAACCGGCGCGTGCGGGCCCTGATGCTGATGTTCTGGGTGCCGCCGCTCTTCGCCGTCGTCCCGGAGGCCCTCGCCGCCCCGTACGCCGACCGGACCGGCGCCTCCACCGCCGCCCTCGGCCTCCTCATGTGCGCCCTGCCCGTGGGCACCATCGCGGGCGAGCTGTTCGCCGGATCGTTCCTGTCCGCCGCGACCCGCTCCCGGATCGTGCTGCCGCTCGCCGTGACCGGCGTCCTGCCCTACCTCCTGTACGCCCCCGAGCCCGGCGTCCCCCTCGCGGCCGCCGCGCTCCTCCTGGCCGGCGCCACCGGCGCGTACACCCTCGGGCTCGACGCCTGGTTCGTCGCCGCCGTCCCGGAGGAACAGCGGGGGAGGGCCATGACCCTGATGACGGCGGGCATGATGACCGTCCAGGGCGTCGGCATGGCCGGGGCCGGCATCGCCGCCGAGTTCGCCCCCGTGCACGTCGTCGTCGCGGGCACCGGCGTCCTCGGCACGCTCTGCCTGCTGGCCGCCGCCGTCGAGCTGCGGGCGACCGAAAGACGAGACGGGGCTGACCGGCATATGACCAGTCGGTAA
- a CDS encoding MarR family winged helix-turn-helix transcriptional regulator: protein MPKPLSLPFDPIARADELWQKRWGPVPSMAAITSIMRAHQILLAEVDAVVKPYGLTFARYEALVLLTFSKAGELPMSKIGERLMVHPTSVTNTVDRLVRSGLVDKRPNPNDGRGTLASITEKGREVVEAATRDLMAMDFGLGAYDAEECAEIFAMLRPLRVSAHDFDEG from the coding sequence GTGCCGAAGCCGCTCAGTCTCCCCTTCGACCCCATCGCCCGCGCCGACGAACTCTGGCAGAAGCGCTGGGGCCCGGTCCCCTCGATGGCCGCGATCACCTCGATCATGCGCGCCCACCAGATCCTCCTCGCCGAGGTCGACGCCGTCGTCAAGCCGTACGGGCTGACCTTCGCGCGGTACGAGGCCCTGGTGCTGCTCACCTTCTCGAAGGCGGGCGAGCTGCCGATGTCCAAGATCGGCGAGCGGCTGATGGTGCACCCCACCTCGGTGACGAACACGGTGGACCGGCTGGTGCGGTCCGGCCTCGTCGACAAGCGGCCCAACCCCAACGACGGTCGCGGGACGCTCGCCTCCATCACGGAGAAGGGCCGCGAGGTGGTCGAGGCGGCGACCCGCGACCTGATGGCGATGGACTTCGGCCTCGGCGCGTACGACGCCGAGGAGTGCGCGGAGATCTTCGCGATGCTCCGCCCGCTGCGGGTGAGCGCGCACGATTTCGACGAGGGCTGA
- a CDS encoding DUF3817 domain-containing protein — protein MKSSVLTRYRVMAYITAVMLLVLCTCMVFKYGFDMGEDVTFAVSQAHGVLYIIYLVFAFDLGSKAKWPFGKLLWVLLSGTIPFAAFFVERKVVRETLPLVSGVRPEPVKA, from the coding sequence ATGAAATCCAGCGTGCTGACCCGTTACCGCGTCATGGCGTACATCACCGCCGTCATGCTGCTCGTGCTGTGCACCTGCATGGTCTTCAAGTACGGGTTCGACATGGGCGAGGACGTGACCTTCGCGGTCTCCCAGGCCCACGGTGTCCTCTACATCATCTACCTGGTCTTCGCCTTCGACCTGGGCTCCAAGGCGAAGTGGCCGTTCGGCAAGCTCCTGTGGGTGCTGCTGTCCGGGACCATCCCGTTCGCCGCCTTCTTCGTCGAGCGCAAGGTCGTCCGCGAGACGCTTCCGCTGGTCAGCGGCGTGCGGCCGGAGCCGGTCAAGGCCTGA
- a CDS encoding acyl-CoA mutase large subunit family protein, with amino-acid sequence MDADAIEEGRRRWQARYDKARKRDADFTTLSGDAVEPVYGPRPGDTYEGFERIGWPGEYPYTRGLHPTGYRGRTWTIRQFAGFGNAEQTNERYKMILAAGGGGLSVAFDMPTLMGRDSDDPRSLGEVGHCGVAIDSAADMEVLFKDIPLGDVTTSMTISGPAVPVFCMYLVAAERQGVDPAVLNGTLQTDIFKEYIAQKEWLFEPEPHLRLIGDLMEHCAQGIPAYKPLSVSGYHIREAGATAAQELAYTLADGFGYVELGLSRGLDVDVFAPGLSFFFDAHLDFFEEIAKFRAARRIWARWMKEVYGAKTDKAQWLRFHTQTAGVSLTAQQPYNNVVRTAVEALSAVLGGTNSLHTNALDETLALPSEQAAEIALRTQQVLMEETGVANVADPLGGSWYVEQLTDRIEADAEKIFDQIKERGRRAHPDGQHPIGPMTSGILRGIEDGWFTGEIAESAFQYQRSLEKGDKRVVGVNVHHGSVTGDLEILRVSHEVEWEQVRVLGERKERRDDAKVRASLDAMLAAARDGSNMIAPMLEAVRAEATLGEICDALRDEWGVYTEPPGF; translated from the coding sequence ATGGACGCTGACGCCATCGAGGAAGGCCGCCGTCGCTGGCAGGCCCGTTACGACAAGGCCCGCAAGCGGGACGCCGACTTCACCACGCTCTCCGGCGACGCCGTCGAGCCGGTCTACGGGCCCCGGCCCGGCGACACCTACGAGGGGTTCGAGCGCATCGGCTGGCCGGGCGAGTACCCCTACACCCGGGGACTCCACCCGACCGGCTACCGCGGCCGCACCTGGACCATCCGCCAGTTCGCCGGCTTCGGCAACGCCGAGCAGACCAACGAGCGCTACAAGATGATCCTGGCGGCCGGCGGCGGCGGCCTCTCCGTCGCCTTCGACATGCCGACCCTCATGGGCCGCGACTCCGACGACCCCCGCTCCCTCGGCGAGGTCGGCCACTGCGGTGTCGCCATCGACTCCGCCGCCGACATGGAGGTCCTCTTCAAGGACATCCCGCTCGGCGACGTCACCACGTCCATGACCATCTCCGGGCCCGCCGTGCCCGTCTTCTGCATGTACCTGGTCGCCGCCGAGCGCCAGGGCGTCGACCCCGCCGTGCTCAACGGCACGCTCCAGACCGACATCTTCAAGGAGTACATCGCGCAGAAGGAGTGGCTCTTCGAGCCCGAGCCCCATCTGCGCCTCATCGGCGACCTGATGGAGCACTGCGCGCAGGGCATCCCCGCGTACAAGCCGCTCTCCGTCTCCGGCTACCACATCCGCGAGGCCGGAGCGACGGCCGCGCAGGAACTCGCGTACACCCTCGCCGACGGCTTCGGCTACGTCGAACTCGGCCTCAGCCGCGGCCTCGACGTCGACGTCTTCGCCCCCGGCCTCTCCTTCTTCTTCGACGCCCACCTCGACTTCTTCGAGGAGATCGCCAAGTTCCGCGCCGCCCGCCGGATCTGGGCCCGCTGGATGAAGGAGGTGTACGGCGCCAAGACCGACAAGGCCCAGTGGCTGCGCTTCCACACCCAGACCGCCGGTGTCTCCCTCACCGCCCAGCAGCCGTACAACAACGTCGTCCGCACCGCCGTCGAAGCCCTCTCCGCCGTCCTCGGCGGCACCAACTCCCTCCACACCAACGCCCTCGACGAGACCCTCGCGCTCCCCAGCGAGCAGGCCGCCGAGATCGCGCTCCGCACCCAGCAGGTGCTGATGGAGGAGACCGGCGTCGCCAACGTCGCCGACCCGCTCGGCGGCTCCTGGTACGTCGAGCAGCTCACCGACCGCATCGAGGCCGACGCCGAGAAGATCTTCGACCAGATCAAGGAGCGCGGCCGCCGCGCCCACCCGGACGGGCAGCACCCGATCGGCCCGATGACCTCCGGCATTCTGCGCGGCATCGAGGACGGCTGGTTCACCGGCGAGATCGCCGAGTCCGCCTTCCAGTACCAGCGGTCCCTGGAGAAGGGCGACAAGCGGGTCGTCGGCGTCAACGTCCACCACGGCTCCGTCACCGGCGACCTGGAGATCCTGCGGGTCAGCCACGAGGTCGAGTGGGAGCAGGTCCGGGTGCTCGGCGAGCGCAAGGAACGCCGTGACGACGCCAAGGTCCGCGCCTCGCTCGACGCGATGCTCGCCGCCGCCCGGGACGGCTCGAACATGATCGCCCCGATGCTGGAGGCCGTACGGGCCGAAGCCACCCTCGGCGAGATCTGCGACGCGCTGCGCGACGAGTGGGGCGTCTACACGGAGCCCCCGGGCTTCTGA
- a CDS encoding TetR/AcrR family transcriptional regulator codes for MCSFTNPRTHRTGRPRSTEADTAILEATRAALVELGWSKLTMGDVAGRAGVAKTTLYRRWANKSELVVDAVAVLFDELELPDLGSLQADIEHVVLQFAALLERPETKTALMAVVAESTRDEPLRKRIRASIVDRQKRLVLEGRMRAQRRGELPADRDPVAVDATDDLIFDVIAGAVVHRALVSAEPVDEPWVARLSALLVGGLGAAAAAGV; via the coding sequence ATGTGCAGCTTCACCAACCCCCGCACCCACCGCACCGGGCGCCCCCGTTCCACCGAGGCCGACACGGCCATCCTGGAGGCGACCCGCGCGGCCCTGGTCGAGCTGGGCTGGTCCAAGCTGACGATGGGGGACGTGGCCGGCCGGGCCGGGGTCGCCAAGACGACCCTGTACCGCCGGTGGGCCAACAAGAGCGAGCTCGTGGTGGACGCCGTCGCCGTTCTCTTCGATGAACTCGAACTGCCCGACCTGGGTTCCCTCCAGGCCGACATCGAGCACGTCGTGCTCCAGTTCGCGGCCCTGCTCGAACGCCCCGAGACCAAGACGGCCCTGATGGCGGTGGTGGCCGAGTCGACCCGTGACGAGCCGCTGCGCAAGCGGATACGGGCCTCGATCGTCGACCGGCAGAAGCGGCTCGTGCTGGAGGGCCGGATGCGGGCGCAGCGGCGCGGCGAGCTCCCGGCGGACCGGGACCCGGTCGCGGTGGACGCCACCGACGACCTGATCTTCGACGTGATCGCGGGCGCGGTCGTGCACCGCGCGCTGGTCAGCGCGGAGCCGGTCGACGAGCCGTGGGTGGCGCGCCTGTCGGCGCTCCTGGTGGGCGGCCTGGGCGCGGCGGCGGCGGCCGGCGTCTGA
- a CDS encoding tetratricopeptide repeat protein, with product MQPRNMSMSGVVDLAAVKAAGEAKAKAEQARAEAARQGGPAAVPPSALVIDVDEAGFERDVLQRSAEVPVVLDFWAEWCEPCKQLGPLLERLAVEYNGRFLLAKIDVDANQMLMQQFGIQGIPAVFAVVAGQALPLFQGAVPEAQIRETLDQLIQIGEERFGLTGIAVDAGAEGAEGGPERAARPVGPYDALLEAAMSALDAGDLAGAIQAYKNVLADDPAHPEAKLGLAQAELLARVQDLDPSAVRKAAADAPADVTAQIAAADLDLVGGHVSDAFGRLVETVRRTAGEDRDAARLRLLELFEVIGADDPRVTAARQALARVLF from the coding sequence ATGCAGCCCCGAAACATGTCCATGAGCGGCGTCGTCGACCTCGCCGCGGTGAAGGCGGCCGGAGAGGCCAAGGCGAAGGCGGAGCAGGCGCGCGCCGAAGCCGCCCGGCAGGGCGGCCCCGCCGCCGTGCCCCCGTCCGCCCTGGTGATCGACGTCGACGAGGCGGGCTTCGAGCGCGATGTGCTCCAGCGCTCCGCCGAGGTCCCGGTCGTCCTCGACTTCTGGGCCGAGTGGTGCGAGCCCTGCAAGCAGCTCGGCCCCCTTCTGGAGCGTCTCGCGGTCGAGTACAACGGCCGCTTCCTGCTCGCGAAGATCGACGTCGACGCCAACCAGATGCTGATGCAGCAGTTCGGCATCCAGGGAATTCCGGCCGTTTTCGCGGTGGTCGCCGGTCAGGCGCTGCCGCTCTTCCAGGGCGCGGTGCCCGAGGCCCAGATCCGCGAGACCCTCGACCAGCTGATCCAGATCGGCGAGGAGCGCTTCGGTCTGACCGGCATCGCCGTCGACGCGGGCGCCGAGGGTGCCGAGGGCGGCCCGGAGCGGGCCGCGCGGCCCGTCGGCCCGTACGACGCGCTCCTCGAAGCGGCCATGTCCGCGCTCGACGCGGGTGACCTGGCCGGCGCGATCCAGGCGTACAAGAACGTGCTCGCCGACGACCCGGCGCACCCGGAGGCCAAGCTCGGCCTCGCCCAGGCCGAACTCCTCGCCCGGGTGCAGGACCTGGACCCGTCCGCCGTCCGCAAGGCCGCCGCGGACGCCCCGGCCGACGTCACCGCGCAGATCGCCGCCGCCGACCTGGATCTGGTGGGCGGTCATGTGTCCGACGCCTTCGGCCGCCTCGTGGAGACCGTGCGCCGCACGGCCGGCGAGGACCGGGACGCGGCGCGGCTCCGGCTGCTGGAACTGTTCGAGGTGATCGGCGCCGACGACCCGCGGGTCACGGCGGCCCGGCAGGCCCTGGCCCGGGTGCTGTTCTAG
- a CDS encoding DUF6230 family protein produces the protein MKSQVRGGTRWKRFAVVMVPSVAATAAIGVGLAQGVLAASFSISGQEFKVKAKELEGYDFVQYGSYVKGKDLKGGDLSEPVAVSGFSEAYITDMCQSVVTPNVPFIGTVSLQLSAGSKGKTATEDRRVYAKGIYLDVSSLEANAEFKNIDIGVAAGALGKDNDGKPNGKPGIQPGTESKAHPYGFSQRADEAVLKDVKQKAWATTAATFKLPDLKLSLHRGAVECF, from the coding sequence ATGAAGTCCCAGGTTCGTGGCGGGACCAGATGGAAGCGGTTCGCCGTCGTCATGGTCCCGAGTGTGGCCGCGACGGCCGCGATCGGTGTCGGCCTGGCCCAGGGCGTGCTCGCCGCGTCCTTCAGCATCTCCGGCCAGGAGTTCAAGGTTAAGGCGAAGGAGCTCGAGGGCTACGACTTCGTCCAGTACGGCAGCTATGTCAAGGGCAAGGACCTGAAGGGCGGAGACCTCTCCGAGCCCGTCGCGGTCTCCGGCTTCTCCGAGGCCTACATCACGGACATGTGCCAGTCCGTCGTGACGCCCAACGTGCCGTTCATCGGCACGGTCTCGCTCCAGCTGTCGGCCGGTTCGAAGGGCAAGACCGCCACCGAGGACCGTCGCGTCTACGCCAAGGGCATCTACCTGGACGTCTCCTCGCTGGAGGCGAACGCCGAGTTCAAGAACATCGACATCGGCGTGGCCGCCGGTGCGCTCGGCAAGGACAACGACGGCAAGCCGAACGGCAAGCCCGGCATCCAGCCCGGCACCGAGTCCAAGGCGCACCCGTACGGCTTCTCGCAGCGTGCCGACGAGGCCGTGCTGAAGGACGTGAAGCAGAAGGCGTGGGCGACGACCGCCGCCACCTTCAAGCTCCCCGACCTGAAGCTGTCGCTGCACCGCGGCGCCGTGGAGTGCTTCTAG
- a CDS encoding DUF6114 domain-containing protein → MSAESTASRGVPIMQRFRAWRGSRPFWAGLLTILGGVPIAYLPYGDMRLGNMTLALATTAGAGALIIGVLLITLGLTMWFQPIVRVFAGVAAIVLALVSIPVSNFGGLFIGFLLSMTGGGLSVSWAPGKPVEETDDAQHEASPEASEEAHPAYDTETQAVVAAGVPEQRDGEQQVTDTTIDANGGRNSAG, encoded by the coding sequence ATGAGCGCCGAGTCCACTGCTTCCCGCGGAGTCCCGATCATGCAGCGTTTCCGCGCCTGGCGGGGCAGTCGCCCCTTCTGGGCCGGACTGTTGACCATCCTGGGCGGCGTACCGATCGCGTACCTCCCCTACGGCGACATGCGACTCGGGAACATGACCCTCGCCCTGGCGACCACCGCCGGAGCGGGCGCCCTGATCATCGGGGTCCTGCTCATCACCCTCGGTCTGACGATGTGGTTCCAGCCCATCGTCCGGGTGTTCGCGGGCGTCGCGGCGATCGTCCTGGCGCTCGTCTCCATCCCGGTGTCGAACTTCGGTGGCCTCTTCATCGGGTTCCTGCTCTCCATGACCGGTGGCGGCCTGTCCGTCTCGTGGGCGCCGGGGAAGCCGGTCGAAGAGACCGACGACGCTCAGCACGAAGCCTCGCCGGAGGCCTCCGAGGAGGCCCACCCCGCGTACGACACCGAGACCCAGGCCGTGGTGGCGGCCGGAGTCCCGGAGCAGCGCGACGGTGAACAGCAGGTGACCGACACGACGATCGACGCCAACGGCGGGAGGAACAGTGCGGGGTGA